From the genome of Argonema galeatum A003/A1, one region includes:
- the rimP gene encoding ribosome maturation factor RimP: MTHPLIPQIIDLAVPVAQAMGLEVVGAVFQTNQNPPILRVDIRNPQQDTSLADCERMSRAIEPTLDSADIIPEAYILEISSPGISRHLTTDREFISFKGFTVLISTSEPYEGKKEWRGQLINRDDTAVYLNQKGRALAIPRSLIERVQLDERKIKN; the protein is encoded by the coding sequence ATGACTCATCCCTTAATCCCACAAATTATTGACTTAGCTGTACCAGTGGCCCAAGCAATGGGCTTAGAGGTTGTCGGGGCAGTATTTCAAACCAACCAAAACCCACCCATTCTGCGTGTGGACATTCGCAACCCGCAACAAGATACCAGCTTAGCTGATTGCGAACGCATGAGTCGGGCAATAGAACCAACCTTGGACTCCGCAGATATTATCCCCGAAGCTTATATCTTGGAGATTTCCAGCCCCGGAATTTCACGGCACCTCACTACCGATAGAGAGTTCATCTCCTTTAAAGGATTTACGGTGCTAATTAGCACATCCGAGCCTTACGAGGGCAAGAAAGAATGGCGGGGACAACTGATTAATCGGGATGATACAGCGGTTTACCTCAACCAAAAAGGGCGGGCTCTAGCTATTCCCCGCTCCTTAATTGAGCGGGTACAACTGGACGAACGAAAAATTAAAAATTAA
- the nusA gene encoding transcription termination factor NusA — protein sequence MTMVSLPGLKELIENISRDRNLPRHAVQAALREALLKGYERYRRTQSINKHFDDDYFDNLEVELNIEEEGFRVLATKSIVEEVSSTDREIALSEVQEVVEEAQLGDTVVLDVTPDQGEFGRMAAIQTKQVLAQKLRDQQRKMIQEEFQDLEGTVMQARVLRFERQSVILAVNSGFNQPEVEAELPKREQLPNDNYRANATFKVYLKKVREGPQRGPQLLVSRAAAGLVVELFSTEVPEIEDEVVRIVAVAREANPPSRSLGPRTKIAVDTLERDVDPVGACIGARGSRIQVVVNELRGEKIDVIRWSPDPATYIANGLSPARVDEVRLVNPEGRQAHVLVGEDQLSLAIGKEGQNVRLAARLTGWKIDIKDVAKYDAAAEDSKIAQAMATKQAQEEYEEEETIDKYNLDEVDLYAQSDEQSQFDGED from the coding sequence GTGACAATGGTTAGTTTACCTGGACTTAAAGAGCTGATCGAGAATATCAGCCGCGATCGCAATTTACCCCGGCACGCTGTCCAGGCAGCGCTTAGGGAAGCTTTATTGAAAGGCTACGAGCGCTATCGGCGCACCCAGAGCATCAATAAGCATTTCGATGACGACTACTTTGACAACTTAGAAGTCGAGCTGAATATAGAAGAGGAAGGGTTTCGCGTTCTAGCGACCAAAAGCATCGTCGAAGAAGTCAGCAGCACCGATCGCGAGATTGCCCTCTCAGAAGTTCAGGAAGTAGTCGAAGAAGCCCAGCTGGGAGACACCGTAGTTTTAGACGTAACGCCAGATCAGGGCGAATTCGGTCGCATGGCCGCAATTCAAACCAAGCAAGTGCTGGCTCAAAAATTGCGAGACCAGCAGCGCAAGATGATTCAGGAGGAATTCCAAGATTTAGAAGGCACCGTCATGCAAGCGCGGGTGCTGCGGTTTGAGCGGCAATCCGTCATCCTGGCCGTTAACAGCGGCTTTAATCAGCCAGAAGTAGAAGCAGAATTACCCAAACGAGAACAACTGCCCAACGACAACTATCGGGCCAATGCCACGTTTAAGGTTTATCTCAAAAAAGTGCGCGAAGGCCCGCAACGGGGGCCACAGCTGCTGGTTTCTAGGGCAGCTGCCGGTTTGGTGGTCGAGCTGTTTAGCACCGAAGTACCGGAAATTGAAGATGAAGTCGTCCGCATTGTCGCTGTGGCGCGGGAAGCCAATCCACCCTCTCGTTCTCTGGGCCCCCGTACCAAGATCGCCGTCGATACCCTAGAACGAGATGTAGACCCCGTAGGTGCTTGTATTGGAGCGAGAGGATCGCGCATTCAAGTAGTCGTAAACGAATTACGCGGCGAAAAAATCGACGTAATCCGGTGGTCTCCCGATCCTGCCACATACATTGCCAACGGCCTCAGTCCAGCCAGAGTAGATGAAGTACGCCTGGTGAACCCGGAAGGACGCCAAGCCCACGTTTTGGTTGGCGAGGATCAACTGAGTTTAGCTATAGGCAAAGAAGGACAGAACGTTCGTCTGGCAGCCCGCCTGACTGGGTGGAAAATTGACATCAAAGATGTAGCGAAGTACGACGCCGCAGCAGAAGACAGCAAAATAGCTCAAGCAATGGCAACCAAGCAAGCACAGGAAGAGTATGAAGAAGAGGAAACAATAGACAAATACAATTTGGATGAAGTTGATTTATACGCCCAGTCGGATGAACAAAGTCAGTTTGATGGGGAAGATTAA
- a CDS encoding YlxR family protein — MEPNYRRCISCRQVAPKQALLRVVRVYPSRQVQLDRGEGRSAYLCPTEICLQAAQKKNRLGHALKTAVSPEIYQTLWKRLSSPQVAANTTPQNQITSDLESH; from the coding sequence GTGGAACCCAATTACCGGCGTTGTATTAGTTGCCGCCAGGTAGCACCCAAACAAGCTTTGTTGCGTGTTGTCCGAGTCTATCCATCCAGGCAGGTACAATTAGATCGGGGCGAAGGGCGATCGGCCTATCTTTGTCCAACTGAGATTTGCCTGCAAGCAGCTCAGAAAAAAAATCGCTTGGGACACGCGCTCAAAACAGCTGTGTCTCCAGAAATATACCAAACCTTGTGGAAACGCCTATCCAGCCCACAGGTCGCAGCTAATACAACCCCTCAAAATCAAATCACATCAGATTTGGAATCTCATTGA
- the infB gene encoding translation initiation factor IF-2, giving the protein MNKVRIYDLSRELNLDNKDILAICDRLRIPVKSHSSTITDESAERIRTVAEKYVGTHSSPSKSATASQKASSPSPATSPKPVAPKKQQILGIRQNQERPAVNSPKQSGANVAIPPQPPVSQPTSALMKPTAPQRPVRQNQNQEPVSTDKDTSPRDEKLQEVPLSRPAPEQPKLTEPPSRPVTTPTNRQTNETETNQTQTLPAQIEQPVKKKPKAVVTQTQPAEKKAQRREEKNEVALGQKPSRPSASPAVTLAVPELQRPKPQVKLSPPSRTPRPSRPGIEDQDQREEGESEGAVESPTLAEQDLKRPQPPRPPKKAKNWEESEEEEQPQKANKVKGSGKRTKQAIFDEDEVDLDESELEILPPTVQVSLSIARPPKPKAPRSAGPITTAAATLASRGKKNAISRDRNSAKTTRRNREEAVAERPMKLILTGSLTVQELAESLGVPDTDIVKRLFFKGMAVNITQSLDVPTITMLATDLGVEVETAQKEAEASKGSEMIDAEDLEHLQRRPPVVTIMGHVDHGKTTLLDSIRQTKVAQGEAGGITQHIGAYHVDVVHNGKTQQVVFLDTPGHQAFTAMRARGARVTDIAILVVAADDGVQPQTVEAISHAKAAEVPIVVAINKIDKPEAQPDRVKQELTEYGLVAEEWGGDTIMVPVSAIQKENLDTLLEMILLVAEVDENLSANPNRAAKGTVIEANLDKSRGPVATLLVQNGTLRVGDILVAGSAFGKVRAMIDDRGNRVEAATPSFAVEVLGLNEVPAAGDEFDVFQDDKKARAIAQGRSEQQRQSRLMRGRVTLTTLSAQAQEGELKELNLILKGDVQGSIEAIVGALQQLPQNQVQIRMLLSAPGEVTETDVDLAAASNAVIVGFNTTLASGARQAADQAGVDVREYNIIYKLLEDIQGAMEGLLEPELVEEALGEVEVRAVFPVGRGAIAGSYILSGKVIRNCKARVRRNDRVIYEGTLDSVKRMKEDVKEVNAGFECGIGIDKFNDWSVGDRIEAFKMVTKRRTLTPN; this is encoded by the coding sequence ATGAACAAAGTCAGAATTTACGATTTATCACGGGAACTAAATTTGGACAATAAGGATATTCTTGCAATTTGCGATCGGCTGCGGATTCCGGTAAAAAGCCACAGCAGCACTATTACAGACGAGTCGGCTGAACGCATTCGCACAGTCGCAGAGAAATATGTAGGGACGCATTCTTCTCCTAGTAAGTCAGCGACCGCTAGCCAGAAGGCTAGCTCCCCATCACCAGCAACGAGTCCTAAACCCGTTGCACCGAAAAAACAACAAATTTTGGGAATTCGCCAAAATCAGGAGCGTCCCGCTGTTAACTCACCGAAACAATCGGGAGCTAACGTTGCTATCCCCCCCCAACCGCCAGTCAGTCAGCCGACGTCTGCACTTATGAAGCCGACTGCGCCCCAACGACCAGTACGCCAGAACCAAAATCAGGAACCAGTATCGACCGATAAAGATACTTCTCCCAGAGATGAGAAGTTGCAGGAAGTTCCCCTTTCTCGCCCTGCGCCAGAACAACCGAAACTTACTGAACCTCCGTCCCGTCCAGTCACCACGCCGACCAATCGTCAGACGAACGAAACTGAGACTAACCAAACTCAGACCTTACCAGCTCAGATTGAGCAACCAGTTAAGAAAAAACCCAAAGCGGTGGTGACTCAGACGCAGCCTGCGGAGAAAAAAGCCCAGAGAAGGGAGGAGAAAAACGAAGTTGCTCTAGGTCAGAAGCCAAGTCGGCCTTCAGCTTCGCCTGCAGTAACCCTGGCCGTACCAGAATTACAGCGGCCTAAACCCCAAGTTAAGTTGAGTCCGCCAAGTCGTACTCCTCGCCCCTCCAGGCCCGGTATCGAAGATCAAGATCAAAGGGAAGAGGGCGAATCTGAGGGCGCAGTAGAGTCGCCAACTTTGGCAGAGCAAGATCTGAAGCGACCTCAACCCCCGCGTCCACCCAAAAAAGCTAAAAACTGGGAAGAATCAGAAGAGGAAGAGCAGCCGCAGAAAGCCAACAAGGTTAAAGGAAGTGGCAAGCGCACCAAGCAAGCTATTTTCGATGAAGACGAAGTAGATCTTGATGAAAGCGAACTAGAGATTCTGCCACCCACGGTTCAGGTCAGCCTTTCAATAGCTCGTCCGCCCAAGCCAAAGGCACCCCGTTCGGCGGGGCCAATAACCACAGCAGCGGCAACACTGGCTTCAAGGGGTAAAAAGAATGCAATTTCCCGCGATCGCAACAGCGCTAAAACTACTCGCCGAAACCGAGAAGAAGCTGTAGCCGAACGTCCCATGAAGCTGATTTTAACCGGCAGCTTGACCGTTCAAGAGTTAGCAGAAAGCTTGGGAGTACCGGACACCGATATCGTCAAACGCCTGTTCTTTAAAGGCATGGCCGTCAATATTACTCAAAGCCTTGATGTGCCGACAATTACTATGTTGGCAACCGATCTGGGCGTAGAAGTGGAAACGGCTCAGAAGGAAGCCGAAGCCAGCAAAGGCAGCGAAATGATCGATGCGGAAGACCTGGAACATCTCCAGCGTCGTCCGCCTGTCGTCACAATTATGGGTCACGTAGACCACGGCAAAACCACCCTGCTAGATTCGATCCGGCAAACCAAAGTGGCTCAAGGCGAAGCAGGTGGTATTACCCAGCACATCGGTGCATACCATGTGGACGTGGTACACAATGGCAAAACTCAGCAGGTTGTATTCCTAGACACTCCCGGTCACCAAGCCTTTACGGCGATGCGGGCGCGTGGAGCTAGAGTCACAGACATCGCAATTTTGGTGGTGGCGGCAGATGATGGCGTCCAACCTCAGACTGTGGAAGCTATCAGCCACGCCAAAGCAGCAGAAGTGCCGATCGTGGTGGCAATTAACAAAATCGACAAACCGGAAGCACAGCCCGATCGCGTCAAGCAAGAATTGACAGAGTACGGTCTGGTGGCTGAAGAATGGGGCGGCGATACGATCATGGTTCCCGTGAGCGCTATCCAGAAAGAAAACCTGGATACGCTGCTGGAAATGATCCTCCTGGTGGCTGAGGTTGACGAAAATCTGTCCGCCAACCCAAATCGCGCCGCTAAAGGAACGGTAATTGAGGCCAATCTCGATAAGTCGAGAGGCCCAGTTGCTACTCTGCTGGTACAAAATGGCACCCTCCGAGTGGGCGATATCCTGGTGGCTGGCTCCGCTTTCGGTAAGGTACGGGCGATGATCGACGATCGCGGGAACCGCGTGGAAGCAGCAACTCCATCGTTTGCGGTGGAAGTGTTGGGTCTAAACGAAGTACCAGCCGCTGGGGATGAGTTCGATGTCTTCCAAGATGACAAGAAAGCGCGGGCGATCGCGCAGGGCCGATCGGAACAGCAACGGCAATCCCGCCTGATGCGAGGTAGAGTCACCCTTACCACACTTTCTGCTCAAGCGCAAGAAGGAGAACTCAAAGAACTCAACTTGATCTTGAAAGGAGATGTCCAAGGTTCTATAGAAGCCATTGTGGGAGCCCTCCAACAACTGCCTCAGAATCAAGTGCAAATCCGTATGCTCCTATCTGCCCCCGGTGAAGTTACCGAAACAGACGTAGACCTGGCAGCAGCCAGCAACGCCGTCATTGTTGGGTTTAACACCACCCTGGCCAGCGGAGCCCGTCAAGCAGCCGACCAAGCTGGTGTAGATGTGCGGGAATACAACATCATCTACAAACTCCTAGAAGACATTCAAGGAGCAATGGAAGGCTTGTTAGAACCAGAACTGGTTGAAGAAGCTCTGGGTGAAGTCGAAGTGCGTGCCGTCTTCCCAGTCGGTCGGGGAGCTATTGCCGGTAGCTACATCCTATCTGGCAAAGTAATCCGCAACTGCAAAGCGCGAGTCCGCCGAAACGATCGGGTTATCTACGAAGGCACTCTGGATTCCGTCAAACGGATGAAAGAGGATGTCAAAGAAGTCAACGCCGGGTTTGAATGCGGTATTGGCATCGACAAATTCAATGACTGGTCTGTTGGCGACAGGATTGAAGCTTTCAAGATGGTCACCAAGCGACGTACACTCACACCCAATTAG
- a CDS encoding low-complexity tail membrane protein, with translation MKIPMRSFWSEPFLWIHFAGLAAVPILLGLCWVGLAVGEPREPVWLELFLIAVVGIAPVLWMQLFRPFNIFSILIVAIKPEQLTTEQRKILSLFKTPLEQLLAVLAPFFLVTILWQIYLVAPIAAPVAPFPPEWRLAGLLLAAAGFLFSNLFLQVPVSVLRVLITSESAFAATEPYPLEKIYRDFTTPGWQVNQILPLISVQPKQSSPASEPIIEDTASNSSNQI, from the coding sequence TTGAAAATTCCTATGCGCTCCTTTTGGTCAGAACCTTTTTTGTGGATTCACTTTGCTGGGTTGGCAGCTGTTCCCATTTTGCTAGGGCTTTGCTGGGTGGGATTGGCTGTGGGAGAGCCTAGAGAGCCAGTGTGGCTGGAGCTATTTTTAATTGCCGTTGTTGGCATTGCTCCCGTTCTGTGGATGCAGTTGTTTCGCCCATTCAACATCTTCAGCATCCTGATAGTCGCTATCAAACCAGAGCAGCTAACTACTGAGCAACGAAAGATCCTCAGTTTGTTTAAAACTCCCCTGGAGCAACTGCTGGCAGTGCTGGCACCATTTTTTTTGGTTACCATTCTCTGGCAAATCTATCTTGTGGCCCCAATTGCCGCACCTGTGGCCCCCTTTCCACCAGAATGGCGATTAGCTGGGTTGCTACTAGCCGCAGCAGGATTTCTTTTTAGCAATTTGTTCTTGCAGGTGCCCGTTAGCGTTTTGAGAGTGTTAATCACCAGCGAATCGGCATTTGCTGCCACAGAACCCTATCCTTTAGAAAAAATTTATCGGGATTTTACAACTCCCGGCTGGCAAGTAAATCAAATTTTGCCGCTGATTTCTGTTCAGCCCAAACAGTCATCTCCTGCTTCAGAGCCCATAATAGAAGATACGGCCTCTAATTCCTCAAATCAAATTTAG
- a CDS encoding DUF6972 family protein, which produces MSGIKRQITLDSRHIAKHLPDTPQMRRLLNKGRAAHVFNNEATMNQVAQAIIEDGEFTGTIRGYDRYGMFFIESIGYRFDPDGSRLLLYYGEIKVDDQNRYHVTPRSRPSEE; this is translated from the coding sequence ATGAGTGGAATTAAGCGCCAAATCACCCTTGACAGCAGGCACATTGCTAAACACTTGCCAGACACGCCACAGATGAGAAGACTGCTTAATAAAGGACGTGCTGCTCATGTTTTTAACAATGAGGCTACTATGAATCAAGTAGCTCAAGCCATAATAGAAGATGGAGAATTTACGGGTACGATTCGGGGCTACGATCGCTATGGTATGTTTTTTATTGAATCAATTGGTTATAGATTTGACCCGGATGGTAGCCGTCTTTTACTTTATTACGGAGAGATAAAAGTTGATGATCAAAACCGATACCACGTTACACCTCGAAGCCGACCTAGTGAAGAATAA
- a CDS encoding DUF4926 domain-containing protein translates to MKAKLYDKIQILTDIPGDFSDRIILKDTVGTVVECYENPEGYAVDLAIPNSRLVGGFEYENVVLTPQQFIVVSRERETVKVSTQ, encoded by the coding sequence ATGAAAGCAAAACTCTACGATAAAATTCAAATATTAACGGATATCCCCGGAGATTTTTCCGATCGCATCATTCTCAAAGATACAGTAGGAACAGTAGTAGAATGCTATGAAAACCCAGAAGGTTACGCCGTCGATCTCGCCATTCCTAACTCCCGCCTAGTAGGAGGCTTTGAATACGAAAATGTTGTCCTAACTCCTCAGCAATTCATTGTAGTAAGTCGTGAACGGGAAACTGTTAAAGTTAGCACTCAGTAA
- a CDS encoding DUF6883 domain-containing protein, with product MSQELEIDIRKFVEYSMNPNHPDNQGKWMAFATLGYDVQSVQGRNTAAQDVIAQLRQGFATAPSTPGKTTTWGARFEVRIRIKGLNAKEGTLVTNWQIDRGSNIPKLITNWLEVDQ from the coding sequence ATGTCGCAAGAACTAGAAATAGACATCCGTAAATTTGTAGAATACTCCATGAACCCCAACCATCCTGATAACCAGGGCAAGTGGATGGCATTCGCAACATTAGGATATGATGTACAAAGTGTTCAAGGTCGTAACACTGCCGCACAAGACGTAATTGCCCAGTTGCGTCAAGGTTTTGCCACCGCACCTTCTACTCCTGGTAAAACAACTACCTGGGGTGCTAGGTTTGAAGTACGAATCAGAATTAAGGGACTAAACGCTAAGGAAGGAACTCTCGTCACAAACTGGCAAATTGATCGGGGAAGTAATATACCAAAACTAATCACAAACTGGCTAGAAGTAGACCAATAA
- a CDS encoding tetratricopeptide repeat protein, producing DEAVSVFERSIAIEEQKGNGRGLTMALTSFSRLLREQNRIEEAISTLNRIAAIENELGNSQGEAMTLTTILGLLRNEGRFEEAIAIGNQILTIENERGNEQQQAHTLTLLGGVLQQQGYLKEAIDAFERAIKLNEKIGDKEHQVIGMADLAELLHQQGCMLIQNQENWDEAEAILRRSQEIFENLDSDRPLAMVLNSLGGLLRKRRKWDEAESIIRRSYDLAVKLEDLRGQAIVLNSLGQVLQRQGSEEQLRLALAAFKYSIKLGNQIDDLPHLAKVHTAMGQALIAQKNFEAAVVQLAEGFKIDEGLKNIRGLELVTHNLVYALTNIGKRDEAITYLQKALEIAPNSQRLLKEYEQLSTPKKQISTPKKQISAPKKQIEKNLIKRGSVKFISYNHQDDSHWGYIAPDDGSTDIRFYEKYVSPECFSRLKTGTRVEVEVQETSNGPRAKSVKIT from the coding sequence TGATGAGGCAGTAAGTGTTTTCGAGCGCAGTATCGCGATTGAAGAGCAGAAAGGTAACGGGCGAGGTCTGACAATGGCATTAACCAGTTTCAGTCGATTGCTGCGGGAACAGAACCGGATTGAAGAAGCAATTTCTACTCTTAACCGTATTGCTGCGATCGAGAATGAACTAGGTAATTCTCAGGGTGAGGCAATGACACTTACCACTATTTTAGGACTATTGAGAAATGAGGGGCGTTTTGAAGAAGCGATTGCCATTGGCAACCAAATTCTAACCATTGAAAATGAACGAGGCAATGAACAACAGCAAGCACATACACTAACTCTATTGGGGGGAGTGCTGCAACAGCAAGGGTACTTGAAGGAAGCAATTGATGCCTTTGAGCGTGCGATTAAACTCAACGAAAAAATAGGTGACAAAGAACACCAAGTAATAGGCATGGCTGATTTAGCTGAACTGCTACATCAGCAAGGTTGTATGTTAATCCAAAACCAAGAAAACTGGGATGAAGCCGAGGCAATTCTCCGCCGCAGTCAAGAAATTTTTGAGAATTTAGATAGCGACCGACCGCTGGCAATGGTATTGAACAGCTTAGGTGGATTACTCAGGAAACGGAGGAAATGGGATGAAGCAGAATCTATTATCCGTCGCAGTTACGATTTAGCAGTGAAACTTGAAGATTTACGAGGACAGGCGATCGTTCTCAATAGCTTAGGACAGGTATTGCAACGACAGGGAAGTGAAGAACAACTTCGTCTTGCTTTGGCGGCTTTTAAATACAGCATAAAATTGGGAAATCAAATTGACGATTTACCACATTTGGCAAAGGTTCATACAGCAATGGGTCAAGCCTTAATTGCTCAGAAAAATTTTGAAGCGGCTGTCGTGCAACTAGCAGAAGGATTTAAAATTGATGAAGGTTTGAAAAATATTCGGGGTTTAGAGCTAGTCACCCATAATTTAGTTTATGCCCTCACAAATATTGGCAAGCGAGATGAAGCAATAACTTATTTACAGAAAGCCCTAGAAATTGCCCCAAATAGTCAACGATTACTTAAGGAGTACGAGCAGCTATCTACCCCTAAAAAACAAATATCTACCCCTAAAAAACAAATATCTGCCCCTAAAAAACAAATTGAAAAAAATCTGATTAAACGGGGTTCGGTTAAATTTATCAGCTACAACCATCAGGATGATAGCCACTGGGGATATATTGCACCGGATGATGGTAGTACAGATATTCGCTTTTATGAAAAATATGTTAGTCCTGAGTGTTTTTCTCGACTCAAGACCGGAACGCGGGTTGAAGTCGAAGTTCAGGAAACATCCAACGGGCCACGAGCCAAAAGCGTTAAAATAACGTAA
- a CDS encoding ATP-binding protein → MSRSIWVRQELIPQVKQAVKKNGFPTQKDVALHLALAESTVQNFLNGRPVDSANFYEFCRVLNLEWQDVADLGQLNGDDSSPPPKEDRKEKRNPADKIPFVLPQLDVSTFTGRTEQLDKLKQLLSDRQGAKICSIVGLAGAGGIGKSALACHFATQYKDDFPDGVIGLRVDGKEPDAIAREFARRCGEELDPEDERDAATLMQEVFAHRRMLLIFDNADSTKIRILRPGGNRCAVIITTRDRQLPINLDIPEEGRIDLTPLSETDALVLLERLLGQQRVTAEREAAQEIIRLVGYLPLALQIVGAALLLRGERRLSDYGTSLREERSRLGRLKVRGDEHLNVQASLSLSLEMLEPEEIDFFACLSVCAEDGFSLRSAMVAGGCEDEFLAQDYLDYLYRLSLLNYSDIGENRFVFHPLIRLFAGELSEKQQLKELAAARHAEFYIEWVKSGDVNDSVVASAIAEELEEIILAANWMQRQETADYEFAKCLQPFFEQYGYWKQAVVLMSRMQRLAECLNNWDFAVKFRIQEAKYLSLQGEFSTAEKVLAAIPEILGRIEVVSTRQLFEAKWLTTLGGILQKQGRTEEALDVFQRSVEIDEALKDQRSLAIGLNRLGALLQQLGRNEEALRAFQRQVDISEALNDQRQLAIGLNCLGGLLQQLGHTKEALSAFQRCIAISEALKNQQQLAIGLNRLGGLLQQLGRTEEALSAFQRHIAISEALKDQRQLAIGLNCLGGLLQQLGRTDEAVSIFQRQVDISEELKDQRQLAIGLNRLGWLLQELGRTDEAVSVFQRQVDISEELKDQRQLAIGLNRLGWLLQELGRT, encoded by the coding sequence ATGTCGCGTTCCATTTGGGTTCGTCAAGAATTAATCCCGCAAGTTAAACAGGCGGTTAAGAAAAATGGTTTTCCAACCCAGAAAGATGTAGCACTACATTTGGCGCTCGCTGAATCTACTGTCCAAAATTTCCTCAACGGCAGACCTGTTGATTCAGCCAATTTTTACGAATTTTGCCGGGTTTTAAACTTAGAATGGCAAGATGTCGCTGATCTAGGGCAACTCAATGGCGATGATTCATCTCCACCTCCCAAGGAAGATCGGAAAGAAAAGAGAAACCCAGCCGATAAAATTCCCTTTGTGTTACCGCAACTGGATGTGTCTACCTTCACTGGAAGAACGGAGCAGTTAGATAAACTCAAACAATTGTTGAGCGATCGCCAGGGGGCGAAAATATGTAGCATTGTGGGGTTAGCTGGCGCGGGAGGAATTGGTAAATCTGCCCTGGCTTGCCACTTTGCTACTCAATATAAAGATGATTTTCCCGATGGGGTAATTGGATTACGGGTGGATGGCAAGGAGCCAGACGCGATCGCCCGCGAGTTTGCCCGTCGCTGTGGCGAGGAACTCGATCCGGAGGATGAACGGGATGCCGCCACCCTAATGCAAGAGGTTTTTGCACATCGTCGGATGCTGCTGATTTTCGACAATGCTGACAGCACCAAGATCAGAATTTTGCGTCCGGGGGGCAACCGATGCGCGGTGATTATTACTACCCGCGATCGCCAACTGCCCATTAACTTAGATATTCCAGAGGAAGGCAGAATTGACCTTACGCCATTGTCAGAGACCGATGCTCTGGTATTGCTAGAGCGGCTTTTAGGTCAACAACGGGTGACTGCTGAACGGGAAGCGGCTCAAGAAATTATCCGATTGGTGGGTTATTTACCCCTTGCCTTGCAAATCGTGGGGGCGGCGTTACTACTCAGAGGAGAACGTCGTCTCTCGGACTATGGCACTTCATTGCGCGAAGAGCGATCGCGACTGGGAAGGCTAAAGGTTCGCGGAGATGAACATCTCAATGTCCAAGCGTCCCTGTCTCTGAGCTTGGAAATGCTCGAACCGGAGGAGATTGATTTTTTTGCCTGTCTGAGTGTTTGTGCTGAGGATGGATTTTCTTTGCGATCGGCAATGGTGGCGGGTGGATGCGAGGATGAGTTTCTAGCCCAGGATTATCTGGATTATCTCTACCGCCTTTCTCTACTCAACTATTCTGATATAGGAGAAAACCGCTTCGTATTTCACCCACTCATTCGCTTGTTTGCAGGGGAACTCTCAGAGAAACAGCAATTGAAAGAATTAGCAGCAGCACGACACGCTGAGTTTTATATTGAGTGGGTTAAGTCTGGGGATGTAAATGATTCGGTTGTAGCTTCGGCGATCGCAGAAGAACTCGAGGAAATTATCTTAGCGGCGAACTGGATGCAGCGCCAGGAAACAGCAGATTATGAATTTGCCAAATGTCTGCAACCGTTTTTTGAACAGTACGGCTATTGGAAGCAAGCGGTTGTGCTGATGTCGAGGATGCAACGGTTAGCAGAATGCCTGAATAATTGGGATTTTGCCGTTAAATTCCGAATTCAAGAGGCAAAATATCTATCTCTCCAAGGTGAATTTTCTACGGCTGAAAAGGTTTTGGCAGCGATTCCAGAAATTCTTGGTCGAATTGAAGTTGTAAGCACTCGTCAGCTTTTCGAGGCAAAGTGGCTGACGACTTTGGGAGGCATACTGCAAAAGCAAGGACGCACTGAAGAAGCCCTAGATGTTTTCCAGCGCAGTGTTGAGATTGATGAAGCACTCAAAGACCAACGTTCCCTTGCCATTGGACTCAACCGTTTAGGCGCATTACTTCAACAACTCGGACGTAACGAAGAAGCTCTAAGGGCTTTCCAGCGTCAAGTTGACATCAGCGAAGCACTCAATGACCAACGACAACTTGCCATTGGACTTAACTGCTTAGGCGGATTACTTCAACAACTCGGACACACCAAAGAAGCCCTAAGTGCTTTCCAGCGCTGCATTGCCATCAGTGAAGCACTGAAAAATCAACAACAACTTGCCATTGGACTCAACCGTTTAGGCGGATTACTTCAACAACTCGGACGCACTGAAGAAGCCCTAAGCGCTTTCCAGCGCCACATTGCCATCAGCGAAGCACTCAAAGACCAACGACAACTTGCCATTGGACTCAACTGCTTAGGCGGATTACTTCAACAACTCGGACGCACTGATGAGGCGGTAAGTATTTTCCAGCGTCAAGTTGACATCAGCGAAGAACTCAAAGACCAACGACAACTTGCCATTGGACTCAACCGCTTAGGTTGGTTACTTCAAGAACTCGGACGCACTGATGAGGCAGTAAGTGTTTTCCAGCGTCAAGTTGACATCAGTGAAGAACTCAAAGACCAACGACAACTTGCCATTGGACTCAACCGCTTAGGTTGGTTACTTCAAGAACTCGGACGCAC